The Fusarium poae strain DAOMC 252244 chromosome 2, whole genome shotgun sequence nucleotide sequence AGGAGATAAAGTGTGCCGAATAGAATGGCGATATATGTAGAGAGTAAAAGAACGATTGGTTCAAGGAAGAGCAAAAGCCATGGTCGGATGAGAGCCTTTTTGAGAACCACGTTTGGAGGATCGGCCTTCCCTTGGTGTTCGTAGATGGACTTGTACACCTTGCCGGTCTTTTTCGAGAGGACAGATGCTCGGTTGCCAAGTATATAAGGTGCGTAGGTTTCGGGGGCACAGCACATGTCGAGTATCCAGAATACACCGGCGATGATAGCCATCAGTCCCATGACCTGATAATGTCAGCGATGTTTCCACACAAGGCCAGGAAGACTTACCCATTGCCAACCTTGGCCTTCAGCGAGGTATCCTCCGATGAAGGGACCCAAAGTCGGTCCAAGAGATGGggccaaagagaagaaggccatGGCAATAGCACGCTCATCAGGTCTAAAGACATCAGAGATGACGCCTCCCGCATTCGTCAATGGCGATGAGCCAAATGTTCCAcagaagaagcgcaagacCAAGAGTGTGGCAATTCCGTGGTCAGCTGTGCATGCCGCGCTAAAGACAACATACATGCCGTAGCTAATCACGAAAATGATTTGTCGACCCCAGATCTCGCAGAGAGGTGCCCAAAAGAGTGGTCCGACAGCGAAGCCGAGGACGTATAGTGAGACACCAGCGGTAACAAGAGTTTGGCTTGCTTCGAAATGCATCATAAGTGGCACGATGGTGCCTGCAAAATGTCAGTAAGGAAGATACATAAACGATGCGATACATTTACCTGTGTAAGCACTGGAGCTAaaagcaacagcaaaagaAGTCGCAGCAGAGACCATGGTGATAGTCCACTTCAGCCACTTGTCCCAATTCAGAGGGTTCCCTGTGTCATCTGGAATCCAGTTGACGACGTAGGGGTCTTCGAATGTGCCACATCCTGGATATTCGTGGTTCTCAACGGCTTGATCAATTCGTGTATTGTCAAAGATGAGATTCACCAGTGATCGTTGTTTCGGTTTCGGGTCTGGGATCTTTTGACGAAGGGTTTCATCGTCGCTGATGTCGGTTCTAGAAGCCATTTTGGTAGGATACTTGGAACTATTCCTCAAGGGGATGTAGCCAAGATGGGAGGTCAAGCCCTTTATAACAAGATGGCCAGATCCAAGGATCCATCGTGTCGGGAAGACCGGTATAAAACATGCGACTTTTCGACATAGGAGCTCTCAATTTGGGTGTACCCTGTCACCTTTCGATCTTTCGGGTATCAAGGCAAGGGAACAAGATCTATGGGTACGAGGGTTAGATTCTGATCCGTCGGACATTGGAACGTTGTAACCACCGATGGGTTATAAGGCCGTCTCCACCTAAACGTGGGTTTGACAGGTCTTTAAGTGTATTTAGCgcatatataaagtattctAGAATCTACAAGTGATAAGCTTTGATGATTAGTTACAATATCCTGGAAATGTCCGTCGGGCTTTGACGATGAGAACGGATCCCGACTGTGGATCAGTCTCTTTTATCAGCCCACATTTTCTCTTGTGACAAGAAGAGAGTTCTATAACCGAGGCTCACGTGGTTTATCAGATGCTTTTCAGCTCGAGTTGCTGGGGTTTATAAATAGTTGGCAGCGTCTCCATGTGAATGCATGTGAGTTGTTCCTTTCCACGTCATCGTCGCCAAGATCATGCATATTGTGGAAGCGAAAAGAGTGACCGTGAAGCCGGGCTCCTAAGCTTATGTTATGAAATAactagtctaagagctatagtctaaagagcataaactgacctacgaATTTCGTCTTTTATTCTTCTAGCGGCCACTTTTTCTGACCCTGAGGCCGGGTTTTGAGTAAGGCGCTTTTTGTATCCCAAAAATATCTGTCTGGGTAGAACGAGAGTGATTAAGTGATATGTGCGACATCTGTGATTCACTATCGTCAAGTCttttttggtgttgagttGAGAAGCTCCGGTCTTTGGTCATGTGACTGACTGGAGCAGTCTCTACACCACTAAATGTGGCGATATTACCAATCCAATTGACGTCTGCATGACCCTTTCATCTATTGAACATATAGATGGAGTCCCAGCTTTACCACTATTTCTGTTAAATTCATCTTGTGTGTGTGTTTGAGTGTGAGGACCTTTATAGACACCATCGACTCAACGGGGACATTTAGTCATCAAGGTTCACAACACAACCACAAGTTGTCTCTTCATCAAGTCAGGATTGTCACTCTTGCCACATCACATTGCGCAGTATTAATTCGAGAAATCATCATGGGAAGAACTGAACCTTCTATCGGTCGACCACCTGCGGCGTTCCGCAAAGACGTACGCTCTAAAAAGGCCAAGGCGACGATCAACAAGGTCATCCCGAGTCTTTTACCGGGAAATCCCCGCGCTCAGCAAGGAATCAATGCAGCCGAATTGATTGCTTTCCAGGATGCTCAAGCTCTTGGTACGCAGTTTGGAAAAGACAATAGAGATATTGACCAGTCAACAAAGAAAGGCAAATCTGGTCGCCATTCACCAAACTCCAAGTCTAATGATCAACCAAGTTCACCAGTCATGGATGCCCAGCCACCAAGAATCTCGCTTCGAGAGGTTGACACACTCACAGCTGCCAAAGACCTCATTGAAATTGAAACCCCGTCAGGAACAAAGGTTGATCTCAAGAACGATCGCGCTCGCGTGGCTATTCTCAACATGGGGTCTCCTCTGTCTCCGGGTGGTGGATTTCTCAACGGCGCAAATAGTCAAGAAGAGTCACTTTGCATGCGCACGACGTTATACCCTTCCTTCAAAGATGAATGGTACCGTATACCAGATCTGGCTTCCATCTACACTCCCAACGTGTTGGTCTTCAGAGACGAAGAAGGCGAAGATCTGGATAAGAAGGATCGATTCTACGTGGATTGCATCACTGCCGCCATGATTCGCACACCTGAATATGACATGGACAGCGAGGGAGTGGCAACGTATGCCAACAAAAAGGATCGCGAGTTAGCTCAGAACAAAATGAAAGCAGTCATGCGAGTGGCTTTAATGAAGAAGACTAAGCGCTTAGTTCTTGGGGCTTGGGGTTGTGGTGCACACGGCAATCCAGTCGGCGAAATCGCACGGCTATGGAAAGCCGTCCTTATGCCGAAACACGACAAGTCAAAAGGTACCAAGGAGCGATGGGAACAACTTGACGAAGTCGTGTTTGCAATCAAGGATCATAACATGGCTCACGCGTTTGCAGAGGCCTTTGGTGAAGGTCTTGACAGGCTGGACGAcggcgaagaggaagaagtagaagaggaagaggttgATATGGATGATGTTAGAAGGAAGGAATTGTTGGGTAAGATTGCAGAATTGGAAAAGCGCATTGAAACCGTGGTGAACCCAAACGTCAAGGCAGGCCTGCAAAGTATCCTTGTTGGACTCGGGAAACAGATTCCCGCGGATGAGGGGTGTTCGACGCATAGTGATAAGGAGGATTCATGATCCACTGTACATGGTCCCAGTTGATTGCCTCTGCAGGGTGCCATGCAGCAGTTAGGCTCAGACTATAGATCAGGGTAGGATAAGCTGGGCAAATTGACTGACATGgatgcttggtcttttgtgttCAAGTTCAAGGGGTCCAAAAGTGGTCTTTTAGtgtctttgtgttaaaggaaggataagtgggTTGCATAGCAGGTATGTCTCacagtgcttttgtatttgtgtgagattaaggttgctctaagagccctatttctcgtgacgaagctgcatctatcgatttcacattagacttcgagggatacccatatcaatacCATATACCAAGTTACTGTTGGGTGTTGTCAAGCACAAGGAATCGTCGGCAGTTGACTTCCAATACAGTCCACGAGGGGGTTACAAATGTGCAGTCAATACTTAGGTAGTGACATATGGAATGGCTTTTTTAAATGGCCAATCATATATAATTCCCTTGAAGATCTATCCAGTATTAATTCAATCTAAATATTAAGATAGTTTCCtcttattggctatttcccTCTCCACTGGCCAATCATATATAATTCCATCGAGGGCTGAACCATTCCGCCTTTTGACCAACATGACTCGTTGTTTGGTAGCCAATCAATAAGCTAGTCATGTCGTGCACAGAAGTTCTTTGACTTGTCTTATTTCACTAACCCCAGCGGAAGTCATATCCTAGCCTCACCTCCAACCTCGTGGCAGGCGTTGAGCCGCACGCGGTGCGGAGGCATTCCCGCAAATGTCGGAGCCGTCTCCGCATTCATGCCCTTTTGAACACTAGTTTCAAACAGAAATGTAACGGGAACTTTCAACATACGCGGGATACAGATATCCATTATACTACTCCGTATCAATGAATTGATATTGTGTTGGGGACCTTCACATGGAGCTTTGATCGACCAAACAGGGGCCGTTCGACCGAAAGTACAGGCGGCCGGGATTCAATTGCCAGGACAATGTCCAGGGAACTATCTAGTTAGTTTGTTGAGACTGGAGAACGTGGCCAGTATACATTCACCGTCACTTGGATGATCCCTTGGCATCTTTGTCTGCACTGACAGCCAGCTGTTTTCTATGCCCAACAGTACTATGTAGTTTACTATGGATCTATCCTCGTCCGCGGGTCCATTACCAGGTCGACTATGTTCCGGCATTCAGATGCCGGCGGCGTTATCCATGGCGAGATATACAGGTTGGTTCATTATGTCACTATCCTCTTATCTGCATGGAGAAGAGTCGAGACCACGGTGTATCCCTGTATCTCCACCCCCATATTCTATTTCTCCACTGCCATGCTAATCCGGGGTAAGGGGAAGCTTATTCCTGGATGGTGCATATATAACAGGTCATTGGAACAATGTGATCCATTTTTCAGTCCCTTCACCAtctctcctcatcttctcatcttctcatCCATCTGCTGTCCTTATCCTCTCACCATCTTGACCATAGCACAACACCCACGACCAATCCATCATGTCTCCCAGTCCCAGTGGCAAACTCGACACCGATCGCGCTGAGATGGAACATATCCAGCCAGCCATGAGCATTCCGATCTCTCCTGAGCTATTCGAACAGCTATACCTCCAGCCTCAGAATAGAGTCAAGGGAGATCTCCGCAAGACATTTGCCAATCCAACACCAGTTGGTAAGTCTTGCTCGACGTTGGAGTAATTCTCGTACTAACATAGACAGCCTTGGCCGGCTTTTTACTATGCGCCACACCAGTGTCTATGTCATTGCTGGGATGGCAAGGTGCTGGCGGTTTCGCTGCTGCGGCAAATGTGTAAGTTTAATGACTTATCAAGTCAAGTCCAGCGACTAATGACGATTTACAGCGGTGCCTACTTCGGTATCGGTGCTCTTCTACTTATCATGGGAGGACTCGGTGAATGGATTCTCGGTGAGCGACAATTCTACACAGCGCTTCAAGTACCTCACTAACCTTCTAATAGGAAACACGTTCCCGTGCACAATCTTCTTCACGTTTGGTGGTTTCTGGATAGCCTTCGGTGCAACAATCGTGCCTGGTTCTGGAGCGTACAGCACATACTCAACAACTGGCAATGCTGCAGACGGTCTCAAAGAACCGTCTTTCTACTCGACTTTTGCCCTCTTCTTGGTTGCCATGGCTATCTTGTGCGCTGTGTATAGCATTGCCAGTATACGCACCAACGTCTGTCTTTTTActgtccttgtccttcttaTCCCATGCTGTAAGTTGCTTATCTTCCCACCGGATGTATACGTACTAACATTTCTATGTAGTTAGCTGTCTTGCGGCTTCtttctttgctgttgctcaGGGAAATGCTAGCCGTGCGCTCCAGTACCAGCATGTCGGCGCAGGAATCCTCTTTGCGGTTATAGTGATCGGCTGGTATATGTTGACTTCAATGTTACTTCTGTCAGTCGATTTCCCAGTCGTTCTGCCGCTCGGTGATTTGTCTACCATCATTCGTGGGCGTACCGAGGCGAAGCCAATCAGCAAGGGTGTTTAGAGGATGCCTTGCGCGTTGGTACGCCAGGCAGAGCATAAGAAGTACATTCCGATGGGTCTATGGTTATGGTCTCATGAAGTTACGAAAGCAGTGGAATGGTGAGAATAACTCTGTTTTTAGAGAGAatatcctttttattttgGCATCTATTGAGATAGATATTATCAAAAAAAAAGTCTATCAAAGACTTCAAAGTGCCTACTATTATCTCATTCATCTTATCTATTAATCTATTCTAGGCAGCTCCGTTATAGCATCATCTTTGTATCTTGATGTGAACAGAACAATCTAGAAGTCTGGTTACAAATTCCACACCATGGGTCAATGTTGTGTTACCAGAGCCTATCTTGACTAAGCTATAATGTTAAGTTGATACGAACCCTCTTGTTCCTCAGTGATACCAGCCAACTGGTTCCTGTGCGAGGCAGCCACGCCGATGTCGGCTAAAAAGACTTGGAGTAGTGCAACATGCAATTTCAATACCGTAACGCAAATGAATAGTCACGCGACACAGCAGTTAGTTACCCGGGAGTAAACGGATCCAGGCTAGTGGGTAACAGAAAAAATGACATCCTGTCTAAGAtcacaaaaataagtagtctaagagctatagtctaagagaCATAAattgacctactaatttcgtctcttccaTTCCCTGAGGTCTGCACACTTTTTTGACCTGTCATATTCTTTGTCGATCATGCTCATCTTAGACCCAGGAACATGCCATGCAAGTAATCGCGAATGTGATTTGTAATATGTAGtcaatttaattaatatatgaAAGTGAATCATTAATTGATTACTTTTTATTGTCTCTCTTCAGCCGACATGAATCTGCCGGAAGAGTACCAGCCGAGTTTTGACAAAGGAAACATGCCTACAACTGGTCTGGTCGCCTCCTGACTCACTTTCAGCTCTCATCTCCATGACGATCCTGTGTAACCACAGCCAACGCACAAACCAAGGCAACCAAGACATTCACAAGCCTCCATCAACTGGAAAAACTTTGATGCATTTTCGGTGTCTCCGCACCGTCTCCGAAAGGACCCTTACACAAAAGCTGCCAGTCCTTTCCCCAACATAGTCTAGTCTGATCGATCACTAAACAAATATCCTAGCGGCATGCTCCGTTACGATGGATCAGAGATCTTAGCCCCCGCCTCTACTGCAAtccatccttctcctcccTTCGTTCTGCAAACAAACCCCCATCGTTATCATGACGCCCGAAGAATCTCGGAAGTCTTCTATCGAAGGCATCACCCAACAAGAAACTCTACTGCGTTCTGCCTGTACAGAGTGCCATCGTCGAAAGCAGAAATGCAATCGCCAATGGCCATGCAACAATTGTCAGAAACGCAAGGTCGCTGATCAGTGTCGTTTCAGGGATGATGCCAAGGCCACGTCAGGTGAGGATGCTTGGTCTGCTTCCCTCGAAGTCAAGAGGAAGCGCGACATGCACGGCGATGAGGGAGCcagtgacgatgatgatgttggagACGTTTTAGAAGCGATTGGCTACAGTCGTCTCCATATGTTGACAAACCTTGATCAAGAAGTGAGTCGGCGTCTCTCTCCTTTGGCTAGCATACTTACACGATAAAGGCAGGCAGTACCAAGCCTTCTTATCAATATTATCTCAATCCAAAGGACAGCGCTCAACTCAAGCGTGCACTGGATGTGTTGCCGCCAAGACACATTGTTGGTAagaccatcaccatcactcGCCATTTCTGTCATCATCTCACATTCGCAGACACCCTAGTTCAAAGCTTTCTAGATGTCGTCAACTTTTACTACTACATTGTCTATCCACCTCACTTCAGCAAGGAGTACGCTCGCTGGTGGGATGATTACACCAAGGGTCGACCATGTGGTGTCCAATGGACATGTCTTCTGCTCATGGTCTGCGCATGCTCAGTCCAGCATGTCGACAGCCAGACAGGTAGTAGAATCGAGAGCGAGCTTGACACATCTGTCAAGGATTTAACTCAGAAATATCACGATGCTGCTAGAGAGCTTCACAGCGCTATCCCTGTCGGATATGGTCATGTCTACACAGTCCAGTACCTGCTGCATTCTTGTTACTGGTTCAAGGCCGAGGCACGATTCGCCGAGTGTTGGCAGGTTCTTGGAGCTGTAGTCCGAGAGGCACAGATGATTAGTGAGTACCTCACCTTGTCAATCATTGCGCAATACTGATATTATTAGACCTTCACAAGAAGCCCGTAAACCAGTTACCAGGTTTTGAGCTGGAAATGAAGAGACGACTGTGGTGTATTGTCGATTCATGGGACTGGTGAGAGTATATCCCCAACTCAGAAAGGCTTGTACTTACATCTCAAGGCTGGTTTCTTCACTTTTGGCACGACCAATGCTCATCGACAGGACAGAATGTGATGTTGGCCTACCTTGTCTTACAATCGAAGACTATCCAGCTTCGCCCATGTTGCATCTCAAGCTACAGTCTGAACTTGTCAGCTTGATCTATAAGCGCTTCGGTGGACCTAAGCTCCTTACTGACCCTGCCGATATCAGAGACTACCAAACCATTATGGAGGATTTCATGAAGACATTCCCACCTGAGTATGCGCTTGACCATCCCAACACGCCTACGAATGAGGATCTGCCGTGGATCGCTCTTCATCGTCATTACATGCACACTTGCACTCTGTCTATTGCCTTGGGACCTTTTAGAGCATTCATGGCCAAGACTATGAGGAAATCATCGTCGTCTGCTGTTGATCTCGAGTTTCGACTAACAGGTATCGACTACGCTCTTCGCCTGATGGAAGCTGTCCATCGTTTCTTCGAATACGTGTGGACTAGAGACACCACCTTCCACTTCGTACCTTTCTGCATCTTTGACACGGCTGCTCTTCTGTGTTCGGTTATTATTCATGCTGAAGACGGCCGTGTCCCACGTCGCGAAGAAGTCGCCGGTTCTATCGCCAGAGCTTTCACTACTCTGAAGAAACTGCGAACTGCCACCAACACAGCCAAGGCTCCCTACGATGTTTTACGACGACTGATTAAGAAACTGCCGTCGTCATCTGGGATGCAGACTGACGATGCTCACAAGAAGCGACGATTCGATACGCCACCCGGCGGTCAAGGTTCTATGCCTGTCGCAGCACCTATGGCACAGCCAATTGTAGACACAAGCCCTATTGCGCCTATACCAATGCCAGTTCCACCCGCTCAAGTACCTTCTGTACAAATACAGTACGAGGTATACGACAACCCTGCCCCAGTAGCCCCTATCAGGATTCAGACGGGAGGACAGTCATATATGCCATATCCTCAAACCAGCACAGATCCGAGGTATCAGCATTACACGTACACGGCCCCGCCACATATGCAACAACTTCCTGCAACGGCCACGCCATCTTGGCCTGCGGAGATCAACAATAGATCTCATATGCAGAATATCGCTGCTGGGCCTCCTCAAATTGACATGGGCTTCCAACAGATTTCTGATGCTGAACTGGGAGATCTTGCCATGTTATGGAATTGGGAGAGTCTGGATCTTGGTTACACCTCCAATCCTATTTACCAGTAAACGTGATCAATAGTCTTTGTGCTGAAAATTGAACGGGTTGGTTAGATTGGTACATCTTTGAGGATGGCTTCCTGGTAGAATAGTGATATCAATTTGGTTATTGAGAAGGAGTATCACAGGGTTAATTGGTTTATACAGTGCCATTATTGTCTacgtttttttttctctttctttttcatgGGATATCTCCGAATACGCCTTGATAAATTCATTTTTCATCTTTCAAATTGTTTGCAGCTCGTAACTCTTTGATTATTGGCtacttaaaaaaaaaacattaACTATTATTCATAACCAGCTTCGACAAATCCATTCAAAACATGTGAATCGCTTATCTGATCTTGACTGTGATCTTTCCAGACTTGACATCGTAGATGTATCCAGTGACAGGAACGTCCAATACCAAAGGACTCTTCTGCAGAAACTTGACATCGTCACGAACACTCTGCTCAAGATCTCCGAATGGCAAAAAAGCAATGTGATCCACGTCCTGGTCGAGGTCTTTTCTGACCTTGGCCTTCAGGTCGAGATCGGAAAATGTGAGCATACCACAGTCGGTCTGTTTCTGTTAGTCCAATGAGAAGGTGAAGTAAGTACATGGATTATACGGACGTGGTGGACAATGACAATTTCTCTGGTGCCGAGAAGTTGTTGCGAGATGATGATTGAGCGTAGAGCGTCAGCTGCTCGACCGCCTGCGTTGCGAATGACATGTGCTGAGCCCAGCTCAATTCCTAGTATCTGAACAGGATCAAGGCGAGCATCCATACATGCCACTATGGCTACTTTTCTATGGGTTGACAGTCAGTCAGCAATTCCTTGCTTTTGTTGCCGGTCACGTACCGGGATGGTGGGAGGGCAAGGTCACCCTTGTCAAAGTCTGTGGCATACTGCTCATTCGCAGCTTCGTACTCTGGTGTGATTGAAGAAGAATACATCTTGAACGATTATGGAGATAGCAATTATTTACTGATACTGACCTGGGAATATGTGATGCTCTTATATCATTGACTCCTCACATCAAGAGTGCCCCTGCACTCGCCATGTGCGGGGGTTATGTCGCAATCTGATACATAGAGACGACGATGGTGAAACGCCAATACAAAATGAAACTGAACTCATACACTACTTGGCGCTCAGGGTCATTGGAGCTTGCTGGATTTTGCTTAGGCTTCGTCGTATTTTCTTGATATCTGGAAAAGATTGACCCGTTTACGAAGTCGACATCAACAAGCGAGAACTAGATGGTAATAACTTAGTCAAGACAACTGGAGAAGAGCACCAATCGCGGAACGGCTGAACGGATATATCCAGATGTGGCTGATCTGGGCATGAGTCTGATGTCAGCGACTTATCAATGGTTCAACAGTAACTAGTGTAGCCAGTTCGACATACATAGGTACATCCACTCTTTCAGAGACATTGACTGTACTGAAGAAATGACATTCAGCCTCCTGGCCATCAATTATGTCTTCAAGTGGAAACAGAGCTCGGCTCGGGCCGAACTGGACTGTGAGTCGATCAAGTGTCAAAGCTTCCTCAAGCTGTATGTCACTCGGCGCATGTTGTTTTGTTTAGCGTCGTCACGGAATCATCCTGTCTCACAAATAGTCTAATATGCATTCATCTTgatattaaaacttaaaaagGTATCATTAATTACAAAAATGTAGACCGTGATTTAAACCATCTCGTGTGTCATAAATATTAGTCCCTCGCCAGAATTCATTACGACACCGTTAACCACGATGTTGCGCTGCAAAACTGCTCAAACTCATGGTATCATCATCGCCTGTAAGCTGATCGACTCGCGACTTTGGCCTTGGTGGAGGCTGCACAATAGGCGCATCCCTCCTCATTCCTCGAATGAAAGCTTCATCAGACTCGTCATCTATCAGAACAACCATCCACACACCCACAGCACCGTTTGATCCAAGAAGAGGTGTGCAGTGAATCCAGCGGTTGCGGCCTGGGTTCAC carries:
- a CDS encoding hypothetical protein (TransMembrane:6 (i57-76o88-109i116-137o157-177i184-206o218-237i)), producing the protein MSPSPSGKLDTDRAEMEHIQPAMSIPISPELFEQLYLQPQNRVKGDLRKTFANPTPVALAGFLLCATPVSMSLLGWQGAGGFAAAANVGAYFGIGALLLIMGGLGEWILGNTFPCTIFFTFGGFWIAFGATIVPGSGAYSTYSTTGNAADGLKEPSFYSTFALFLVAMAILCAVYSIASIRTNVCLFTVLVLLIPCFSCLAASFFAVAQGNASRALQYQHVGAGILFAVIVIGWYMLTSMLLLSVDFPVVLPLGDLSTIIRGRTEAKPISKGV
- a CDS encoding hypothetical protein (TransMembrane:11 (o77-102i114-133o139-160i201-225o231-248i302-329o349-372i392-409o415-435i447-471o483-503i)), whose translation is MASRTDISDDETLRQKIPDPKPKQRSLVNLIFDNTRIDQAVENHEYPGCGTFEDPYVVNWIPDDTGNPLNWDKWLKWTITMVSAATSFAVAFSSSAYTGTIVPLMMHFEASQTLVTAGVSLYVLGFAVGPLFWAPLCEIWGRQIIFVISYGMYVVFSAACTADHGIATLLVLRFFCGTFGSSPLTNAGGVISDVFRPDERAIAMAFFSLAPSLGPTLGPFIGGYLAEGQGWQWVMGLMAIIAGVFWILDMCCAPETYAPYILGNRASVLSKKTGKVYKSIYEHQGKADPPNVVLKKALIRPWLLLFLEPIVLLLSTYIAILFGTLYLLFGAYPVVFQIERGWSAGKGGLAFLGVAIGMIGAIPVIGLVNIWYLKQAAKYKGEPVPPENRLPGCMLGGICVPVGMFWFAWTSYPDVHWMAPVAAGVPFGLGMALVFNSIFNYLIDSYTIYAASVLASNAVLRSMFGAAFPLFTKQMYDKLGTQWASTVPAFLSLACLPMPFIFFKFGPAIRQRCKYSAKAAQATAMAAKA